The DNA segment CAAGCCTCAAAAGCATTCGACGACGTACTCGATGACATGACTGAACCTACGATCGATATGTCGTGCTTAAGCGACCGAGAAAAGGAAGTCATTATACTACTCTACTACAAAAACTTATCCCTACATCAAATAGCTAGACGACTACATCTGAAAATAACTTTAATATCTGATGCTAAGTCTAGAGCTCTCAAGAAATTAAGAAAGGCACTATCCCATGACAATCAACATTAGAAGACAACAACCGAACGAAGAACCTAATATCCTTATCGACCACGAAAATAATCGTGTAGTCATCGTATCGACATTCTATTTAAAAGCGATCGTGTACACCGTGATCGCCTTATTCTCCTTAATAGCTTACTTAATCATTTCTCTTATTATTAACATATAAAATACTAAAGGACTTAATTATGAAATATGCTAAACAACAGAAAGCTCTTATCAAAGAACTGCTAGATAGCTCTAATAATTATATTGAACAACCACTCTTTAACGAAGAACATCCTTACTATAATACTAATTTAGCCCGTAAATATTTATATCGATATCGAGATGCTAAGACAAATCTTAAACAGTCAAATGCTTTAACTAAACTCTATCAACAAGATATATCGCGTATCGACGATAGCGAGTTACAATCACTACTTACTAAATACAAGCAAGAAGAATTAGCCTCACAGAAAGAATATATCGCTATTCAACAAGAAGTCATCAATACTATTAATAAAGTACCAGATGCACGTTACAAGCTACTTTTAACAAACTACTACCTAAACGATATACCTCTCGTACAAATTGCTAGTAATTGGGAACAGTCATATACACAAAACAGAGGATGTACCTTCAGAGCTATTAAATATATTCATGTCGAAGCCCTCAAACAAGTATGTGAAGTATTACATGGAGGCAACAATGGATAACGAACTATTATTAATCATATTGTTTGTACTATTAACAATGTACTTACCTATGATGATCATGTCGTTATATTAACGAACCAACAACTTAAGAACTACAAAGGCGGCCGAACACAAATCGACCGCCTCTTTATTTTTAATAGCTTCTTATACTTATCTTAATAACAATACTATTAATAATAATAACAACATCTTCCCCTAATTTCCCCTTAACATCATAATATAATATTAGAGGGTACAAAACATTTAAAATTTACCTCCTATTATTTATACCCTTAAAGAAGATGTCATAATTTTAGTCCTTTTCTAACATCTTTGATTAATTTTTACTACTGGAAAAAAGATACCCTCTGACGAGGGTTCTTTTTTTTGCCTTATCAACCAAACATATATTCGTAGTTATAAACTACTTAATAATACATACACATATCAAACAGCGAAAGAGGTGAGATCCATTGCTATAACACAAGACGCCAAAGGAAGAATCGTTGTAGATGGGTATACGCTCACTTTTAAACAAGCTAGGTTTTGTGAAGAATACGTTTCTAACGGCAATGTTATTAACGAAGCGGTCATTAAAGCTGGTTATTCAAAATCCAGCCCATCGGTCGTAAATAGCATGGGCCTAGAAAACCTCAACAAACCAGCTTGTAAGGCTTATATAGCCGAATTACAACAACGATTTAGACAAACTGCTGATCATAGAGTAGCTACCATAGAAGAGCGACGTAACTTACTTACTCAATGGATATACAGTGACGATGTAAGGTACAACGACAAACTTAAAGCACTCGATATCTTAAACAAGATGGATGCTGCTTATGAACAACGTATCAAGATGGATACGACGATAAATAATCCGGTTCAGTCCCTTACAACAGAAGAGCTTAGAAAGTTAATTGATAATAAACCCGATTAATGCTCCCTATGTATTTTTGAACTTATGCGAACACATACGAACACTCGAAGGAGGTGATACGAATTCCTAAAGCAAGCCAATTGAGAATGACGCCAGAGCTTAAACAACATATCCAATACCAGGCGAAGCTAGAACTCGCTAGACGAGACTTCTTCGACTATTGCGAGTTAATGGCTCCAGATTTTTATAAGAGATCGCGGCCTTATCTTCTTTATTTAACAGCTACCTTACAACATTTCGTATCACAATCTTCTAAGAAAGTATTAATAGTATCTATGCCACCACGTACTGGTAAATCTAGAACCGCTATTATGTTTACGGAATGGTACTTAGGTAAAGATCCGACACAAAAGATTATGACAGGATCTTATAACGAAACCTTATCGACACAATTCGCTAAGTCAGTCAGAAATGCTATTCAAACGAATAAAGCCGATCCATTTACACCGGTCTATTCCGACGTGTTCCCTAATACAAAGATTAAACAAGGTGATGCGGCTATGAATATGTGGTCCTTAGAAGGACAATATTCATCTTATCTTGCTACATCTCCTTCGGGTACGGCTACCGGTTTCGGCTGTACGTTAATGATCATAGACGACGTTATTAAGAATGCTCTCGAGGCAAATAATCAACTTACTAAACAAGCTCACTTCGAATGGTTCACTAATACGATGTTATCTCGTTTAGAAGAAGGCGGAAAAATCATTATCATTATGACACGCTGGGCATCAGATGATTTAGCTGGACGTATTATTAATCACTTTAAAGACGATGCCGAAGTCGTATCGCTTAAAGCACTTCAAGACGACGGAACGATGTTATGTGACGAAGTACTTTCTAGAGAATCATACGAAGAGAAGAAGAAATTAATATCGCCCGATATATTCTATGCGAACTACCAACAAGAACCGATCGACCTTAAAGGACAGCTATACTCGTCTTTAAAGACATACGATACTCTTCCTCAATTCGAGAAGATACAATCTTACACCGATACAGCCGATACAGGTTCTGACTATTTATGTTCGATCATATACGGCATCCGACAAAAGGAAGCTTATATTCTCGACGTTATATATACGAACGAACCGATGGAGATAACAGAGCCCTTAGTCGCAAAACATTTGTTCGATTATAAAGTTAATGAAGCGTACATCGAATCGAACAACGGCGGCCGAGGATTCTCACGTCAAATCTCCCATTATTTAACAGATATACATAATACTAACCATACAGTCATCATACCGTTCCATCAATCAAAGAATAAACAATCACGAATACTATCTAATGCTACATGGGTAATGGAACATATATACTTCCCGATAAACTGGCACAACAAATTCCCCGAGTTTTATAAAGCCATAACTTCTTATCAGCGTGAAGGTAAAAACCTACACGACGATGCTCCCGATGCTTTAACAGGCGTCGCCGAGAAGATTAATACACAAACTCCTATATTCTCATTCGATTAACTAAAGGATATCCAATGAATACTACCGAACAATGGATCGACATCATACGTCGCAATACAGGTATCTCGGAACAACAATTTGTACAAGCCGAATACGAAAAATTCCTGTACTCTAAGAAACGACGTAAGATGCTTTTATCACGACAATATTATTTAGGCAATCAACAAGAACCTAAGCATCTTGTATATACAGCGAAAGATACGATGCAAGATGCGTCCGGTATTATACCTAATAATAAAATCATCAATAACTTATTCGACGATCTAGTCGATCAAAAGACTAATTATCTATTATCACAACAGATCGATGCACAAACTGACGACGATATCGACGTAACCGAGTACTTTAATCCAAGCTTTCAAAATCTATTAAAGGAATTAGGTAAGGACGTATACCAATGCTCGATCGGTTATCTACATCCGTTTATCGACGAACAAGGTAACTTGTCCTTTAAGCGCTTTAAACCAGAAAACGTTATCCCGTTCTGGCACGACGAAGCACATAAACAACTCGATGCCTTTATTCATTTCTACGACGTCGAGATCTATCAAAGTCCTTCTATCACGACGACCGAAACACACGTCGAATATTACTTACCCGAAGGCGTACATTATTATATTTACTCTAACGGTCAACTAGCTCCCGATACATCCAAATTAAATACGGCGTATATCCATAAGAACGATATTTCTTATAATTGGACGTCCGTACCGTTGATCTGGTTTAAGCCTAATTCAGACGAAACATTCTTACTCGATCGTATTAAGACACTCCAAGATGCTCTTAATCAAATGATATCTAACTTCGCTAACGTGATGTCTCAAGACGTACATAATACGATCTTGGTCCTTAAAGGATACGACGGCACTAACCTCGAAGAATTCCGACATAATTTAGCCAAGCATGGCGTTATTAAAATATCCTCGACTCCGGAAGTACAAGGCGATGTCGAAGCACTTAACGTTAACGTCGATGCAACTAACTATACGACGATTATTAAAGAACTCGAACGCGCGATTATTACGAATGGACGAGGCTTCGATGCTAAGGACGACCGTATGGCGAATAATCCGAATCAGATGAATATTAATTCGATGTACTCAGATATCGACCTCGACGCTAACGATCTCGAAGCGGAATTCCAAGCGTCGCTGCATCATTTAGTGGACTTTATTAATGCCTATCGTTCCCTTAACAGTCTTCCGATTATTTCTTCTATTAACTTTATCTTTAATAGAGACTTACCAGTTAACCAACAAGATACGATTAATGCAATTAAAGATTCTGTCGGCATCCTTTCCGAAAGAACTCTCGTAGCTAATCATCCGTTTACGCTAAACGTCGACGAAGAACTCGAACAAATTAAGAAAGAGCGACAAGAAGTATTTAACCAAGATTATACATACGAAGGTAACTAATCATGTATTGGGAAGATCGTTTTCTAAGCGATAAAGAACAAAGTATCCTCGATGCACAACAACAGTTTAATGAACTGTCATCGATTACTGAATATGCTCTCGAAAAACAACTATCACAAATACAGTCGTTCTACCAGAAATATGCCGATACTAACGGCATAAGCTTACAAGAAGCCAAGAAACAATTAACGGCAAGAGAACTTAAAGCATTTAAGCTAACACTTAAGCAATATATCAAACTAGCACAACAGAAGAACTTATCTCCTAAGCAGATCAAGCTCCTCGAGAACGCATCCTTGCGCTCACGTCTCTCACGCATCGAAGCGCTCTGGATACATACACAACAATTCGCCGAAGAGATGGCCGCCGATACTAATACCCATTTAACAGATTTCCTTCTTAAGCAATACCAATCTAGTTATTATAAAGCAGCCTATACTACACAATCACTATTAGGTAACTATCAAACATTCAGACAAGTACCTAAGAAACAGATATTAGCCACATTACAGCAACCCTGGAACGAACAAAACTTCTCCGATCGTATATGGCAACAAAAAGACGTACTCATCACAAAGCTACGTCAAGAGATAACACGTTCCTTTATAGCACAAGAACCGTCAGAGCGTACAACAGAACGTATATCACATACATTCGACACACAAATCTCGAATGTACGACGCTTAGTCGAAACCGAAACAGCTTACGTTCAAGAATTAGCTCTACACGATACCTTTAAGGAGTTAAACGTAAAAGAATACCAGATCTTAGCGACGCTCGATAAGCATACGTCCTCGATATGTCGTCACCTCGATAAACATATCGTACCGATGTCCGATTATAAACCCGGTATAACGGCACCGCCATTTCATCCGTATTGTCGTTCGACGATGATACCGAACGTACCGCTTAACTCGCGAGCATCCAGACCAGATCAGAAGACAAAGTACATACCCGATATGACTTATGAAGAGTGGAAGTCCGATTATTTAACCTAATCGGCGCCACTCTTATTATATTGTCTTTTTACATTTTGTAGACGATAAAGAACAAAATTAACTAATTAATTCAATGTGAGATGTGACTCACGATAATCAAACGAACGTATTAATGCAAGGAGTATTTCCCTATGACTAAAGAACAACTATTAGCCCTTAACCTTACCGAAGAACAATGCGCAACTATTCTTGAAGATTATGGTAAGAACTACGTATCTAAAGCTCAATTTAACGAGAAGAACGATGCATACAAGAGCGCTAAGAAAGAAATTGAAAACCTAACTAACGATATTAACACGTTATCGAAAACTAACGAAGCGAACGAAGCATTACAATCTCAAATCAAAGAACTTCAAGACGCCGCAGCAAAAAGAGAAGCCGATTACGTCGAAAATATTAAGAATATGAAAATCGACACAGCCATCGCTAAAGAAGTACTGCAAGCCGGCGCTATGAATCAATCCATCTTAACAGGCTTATTAGATCGCTCTAAGATTACGTACGATAACGATACTATCACTGGTATTCAAGAACAAATTCAATCTTTAAAAGAATCTGATCCATATTTATTTAAACAAGATTCTATTAAAGGAGTTATACCAGGGGAAGCTACACCTAAAACCGATAACGGTTTAACTAAAGAACAATTCAAAAAATTATCTTATCTCGATCGCGTTAAGTTACAAGAATCCGATCCCGATTTGTACGAAGAATTATCTCACTAATTAATTACAAGGAGACCATCTAACAATGGCAAACGAAACGAAACTCGCAAATATTATTAACCCTCAAGTTATGCAAGATATGGTATCTGCTGGCTTGCCTAAAGCATTAAAATTTACACAATTCGCAGCTGTTAACGAAGAACTTAAAGGCGTTCCTGGCGACACTGTAACTATTCCGGCATGGGCTTATATCGGTGCTGCTGAAGACGTAGCAGAAGGCGCTGAAGTAACGACTGCTACTATGTCCGCTTCTACTAAAACTGTACAAATTAAAACAGCTGGTAAAGCTATCACATTGACAGATAAAGCAGTTAACTCTGGTCTAGGCGATCCTGTCGGCCAAGCTACTTATCAATTATCCTTATCTATGGCAGACAAAATCGATAATGACGTATTAGCAGCTTTGGGTACTACTACTTTGGCAGCTACTTCCACAAAAGTTATCTCCTATGAAGGTGTTGTAGCAGCTGTCGATAAATTGAATGAAGAAGGCAACACAGACAAAGTATTGTTCGTAGCTCCTAGCCAAGTAACTACTCTTCGTCTAGATCCTAACTTCATTGACCGCAATAAATATAATGCCGACGTAATGATGAACGGCGAAATCGGTATGATCGCTGGCTGTCGTGTCGTTGCTTCTCGTCGTATCGATGACTCTAAAGCGACTATCGATAACTTCATCGTATGCTTGACTCCAGAAGTCGAAGACGGTACTCCAGCTCTTCCAGCTGTTACTATCTATACTAAAGCAGAAGCTAACCTCGAAACTGAACGTCATGCTAAAGCATTGTCTACTGATATCGTAGTATCTGCACATTATGCCGTAGGTTTGACTAACGAATCTAAAGTCGTAAAAGCAACTTTCAAAAAATAATATAGGTTAATATCATGGATCAAATAAAAGAACTAATACGTATAGCGACACATTTTAACGTGACGCAAGAATACGACTCTGTTCTTCAATATATCTATGATGCGGAACGGCAATATCTTCTTAATATCCTTAACCTAGAAGATTTGCCTTCCGAACTATCTGGGCTGCTCGATAAAAGAGTAGCCGCAAGGTTTATCGATCACCATAAGGATTTAATTCTTAAAGAAGCTGACCTTCAGCCAATCAAACGGTTAAAAGAAGGAGACACTGAAATCGAATTCGGCGGCGATAATACCTTATCATATCTATCTTCTCTTATTAGTAAATGGACTTCATTGGAAGGTACAGACATAACATGTTATCGAACATTAAAATGGTAGCTCGTCAACATTTCGAGCGTCTTTATCAAGATACATGTATTCTTACTGAACAACGAAAGGCTATTCAAGATCCTCTCACTGGCATAATTAAGAACGGCGAACTCGAAGCAATCAGTTACCCTTGTCGAGTTTCATTCAAAACTCTTCAAACTAACGATATTATCAATAAGCTACCATCATCTTCTCAGACAGTAGTCTTATTTATTTCGCCAGATCTCGAGATTAAGCCAGGTACTGATATCGAGGTTATCCGTAATAACCGGCACTTCGCTTATACAGCTTCCTCACAAGTAGCGTTATACGACACTCACCAAGAGATCCAATTAACGCTCAAGAGTAAACATAATGGCTAACGTTACAGTCGACCTCTCGGGATTCGAAGATTTATTAAAGAAGACACAAGAGCTTCAGAATAATATATCGTCTCTTAACGAAGAGATCACCGATAACTTAGCACAACATTATTTGGCAGAAGCTATAGCGAATACTCCAGTCGGAGCGATAGCGATATCGCCGGACGGTAAATACCGTTCAGAATCGGAACACATGAGACGATCGTGGGAAGCAGAACGCATTAACGATACTACCGTTAAAGTACAGAATTCAGCTTCCTATGCTTCGTATGTAAACGACGGCCACAGACAACGACCAGGACGTTTTATACCCGTATTGGGTAAACGTCTTACTAAGTCGTTTGTTAAGGGCTTACATATGCAAGAGAAGGCAGAAGCGGCTACGAGAAGAGCTTCAGACAAGATCATGAAGAACGCGCTCGACGACTACTTATCAACGTGGAGCAAATAATGAACTACATTAACGAAATCATCGACGGCATAGCTAAATCATTATTTAACAGTTTTAAATATCCTATATACATCGACGAGATTAAATCAGATGCACAATTTCCTTGTTTCGTAATAGAGACACTTAATACAGAACAGAAGCATTTACTAGACGTACGTTATGAACGCAGAAATGACTTCGATATTATGTTCTTTATCTCGGACGACGACTATATCGAAGAGCAAAAGGTACAGATTAATCCCGTAACGGAGAGTTTATACTTCGACTTAGAGTATATAACACTCTCTGACGGTTCTCTCCTTAACGGTATCGATATGAGTCACAGGGTTACCGACGGGATACTGCATTTTAAAGTCTCTTATGAATACCATATCTTAAAAGTGTTAGATAAAGATCCTATGCTTACATTAAATCAAACTCAAGAGGTAACAGATAATGCCAAGAACAAAGAAAACTGACGAAGTAGTAGATACTAATGCAGTGAGTGACGTTAACGAAGAAACAACTACTGCTCCAGTTGCTACTTTTAGCCCAGAAGTAATTATCGCTTCTGAACGTTTTAAACAATATGCCGACTTAATTGCCGCTGTCATCGAAGATCGCGAATACAGCATCGAAGAAGTTGAAGCTTTACTACAAGATACTCTTAATAAACCGGTCATTGAAGTTTTCAATGACGAAATCTTTAACGATTAATTATTTTAATAAAGGAGAACTACCCTATGGCATTAGGTGGCGGTTACTGGCTTTTCCAAAATAAAACATTGCCAGGCGCATACATTAACTTCGTTTCCAAGAATAAAGCATTTGCCGAAATCGTAGATCGTGGTTACGCGACTATGGCACTTTCTTTAGACTGGGGCGAAACAGGCAAAATCGTGCGTGTCGAACAAGAAGAATTCCAAAAGGATTCTGTTAAAATCTTCGGTTACGACTATGCACATGAAAAAATGAAAGGTCTTCGTGATCTTTTTATCAATACTAAAACTCTATATCTATATCGCTTAAACTCTGACGCAGTTAAAGCACAATCTACGGTAGCGACTGCTACTTGCGGTGGTGTACGTGGCAACGATATTGCTGTCGCTATCTCTGCCGACATTAACGATGCATCTAAATTCGTCGTAACGACTTACCTTAAAACAGACGATGTCGTTAAGAAAGTCGACGAACAAACTGGTCTTTCTACACCTAAAGAACTCGTTAATAATGCATATGTAACATTCAATGAAATGTCCGCATTCACAGCTCAAGCAGCTACTTACCTTACTGGTGGTACTAACGGTACAGCTGTACAAGCATCTGACTACCAAAAATATATTGAATTAATCGAACCATTCTATTTCAACGTATTAGGTTATACTGGCTCCGATACTACAATTCAAAACTTGTTTATCGCATTCGCTAAACGTACACGTGAAACGACTGGTCAAAAATTCCAAGTAGCACTTTATAACAATACTCGTGCTAATTATGAAGGCGTTATTTCCCTAGCTAACAAAGTAACAGATAGTGGTGCTGAACCTGGTGCTGGTGTCTACTGGTTAACTGGCGCAGAAGCATCTTGCCCTATTAATAAATCTTTGACTAATAAAATTTACGACGGCGAATACAACTTCAACGTTCAATATAAACAATATGAATTAGAACAATTCATTAAAGGCGGCCAAATCGTATTCCATAACGTAGCAGATTCCGCATCTGGCAACGTTAAAGGTAACACTCGTTTGTTATCCGACGTTAATACTTTCACTGAATTCTCTAAAGAACGTACTAAAGACTTCGCTCTTAACCAAGTTATTCGTGTACTCGATAATTCCGCATACGATGTAGCTCGATTATTTAACAATTATTATCTAGGTAAGACACCTAACGATAAAGATGGTCGTATTGCATTGTGGAACGATATCGTTAAATTATTCGAAGACTATGCTAAAGTACGTGCAATTAAAGAATTCGAATCCAAAGACGTTCAAATTCCGACAGAGGGCGACGAAAAAGGTTCTGTAGTCGTAAACTACGAAATCAACCCGACAGTCGCTATGGATAAATTGTACGCTACTTGCTACGTTAAATAAGGAGTTAAATAATGGCACAAATGGCAACAGTTAAAAGCAATGAATTAGCTAAATCTCGTTTAGCTACTTGCTATACCGTTATCAACGGTAAACGATATAGCGTTATGAACGCTAAAAAACTTGAGTATAAGATCGATATCGAAACTCAAGAATTCGGCGTGCTCGGTACTCTTATCGATCAAGCCGGTCAAACTAAAGTTAAAATCACTGGCAAATTATCTCAATTTGATAACGATCCGATCTTCCATGATTTAGCTATTAAATATGCGACTAAAGGCGAACAAACTTTCTTCGATATTTACGCGACTAACGAAGATCCGACTTCCGTAGGTAACATCGGTCGTCGTACTGTTATCTTAAAAGACTGTGTATTTAAAGGTGTTAATACTGTAGCATTCGATGTCGAAGGTAAATACCTCGAAAAAGAAATCGAATTTATTGCTGGCGGTATCGAATACCCAGAACAATTTAAACTTTCCGATAAAATGGAAGGCTAATAACTAACAGGGGGGCGTAAAGCTCCCCATATTTCTTATTCATTTAGGAGAATTTACCTATGTCTAATATCAATCAAATGTCTCTTCGCGGTTTCTTTAAGGACGGCGTTAAAAAGCCTAAAGAATTTGAAGTCGTTATTTCTGAACGTTTTGAAGAAAATGGCGAACCTATTAAATGGGTTATTAAACCATTAACAGGCCGCGAAATCGATTATATTCAAAATCAAGCTAATAAAGTATCTATCGTTAACGGTGTACCTACGACAGAAACTAACCAAGAAAAACTTAAAGAGCTTTTACTCGAAAAAACAGTTAAATATCCAGATCTTATGAATGCAGAATTACAAGATAACTATGGCGTACAATCTGCTAAAGATTTAGCTGGTGAAATGCTAACTGCTGGCGAATATAACTACTTATTCGAAGTGATTCAAAAATACGGTGGTCTTACTACTAAAGTTAACACGGTCGAAGAGTTAAAAAACTAATCCAGCATAGTGGAGAAGACGATGGCAACCCAGAATTTGCCATTTACCACTATGCACTACAAAAACTACATATTAGACCGGGTGAATTTGACGAAATGAGTCTTCAAGAACGAAACTTTATTTTTGCTTCGATTTTAGCTCGAGTAGAAGCCGAGCAAAAAGCCGAAGAGAAAGCTAAGAATAAATAATGGCACAATTACAAAATACCATCACATTAGAGAATAAAGTTTCTCCAGCCCTCGATGAGATAGCTAAGTCTACGAATAAGGCGGCCGAAGATTTTAATAAATTATCTAACAGCATTAATAGATCTGGTGAATCAGCCGAAGCTGCTAAAGGTAGTATGATCGGTTTCCGTGAAGTATTTGCTGGTTCCATACTCGCTAACGTAGCAGTCGGGGCCGTAAATATGCTTACTGATTCTTTCCATAAGATGATCGATACTTCAGAACAGTTTGCTAGTTTCGGTGCACGGTTAAATAATATTGCGGGATCTCAAGCCAAAGCAGCACAGTTAAACGACGAGATTTATGAATCTGCTCAACGTGCTCGTATGGGTTACGAAGATATGATGGAATCTGTCCTTCACTTATCGACAGCCGCTAAGAATATTTTCCCAGATCCACAAGAGGCACTTAAATTTAACGAGATCGTAAGTAAAGCATTCGTCGTTAACGGTGTACAAGGTGAAGCTGCTAAAAACGCTATGACGCAATTAACGCAAGCATTAACATCTGGCGTACTTCAAGGCGATGAATTCCGATCGATTGCAGAACAAGCTCCTATCTTAGAACAGTATGTAGCTGATTATATGAAGGTACCTCGTGAGAACCTTAAGAAGTTAGCTTCTGAAGGTAAGATTACAGCCGATATTGTTCATAAAGCTATTATGGCGGCACAAGACGATGTCGATGCTAAATTTGCGGCTATGCCTCAAACATTTAGCTCTCTCGGTACACAGATCCATAACACTCTTATCAGATCGTTTCAGCCATTATTCGGTTTACTAACTAAGTTAGCTAATGCTCCCGAAGTTAAAGAATTTGTAGCCGGTATCGTTAATAATATTAAATTTATAGCTCCGATTATAACGGGCGTATTTAATGTAATTATCTTTAGTATTCGTAAGGTAATGGCATTCTTCCAACAACATGCCGCTGTCTTCGGTGTACTAAAAGCTGCTATGGCTGTCGTAGCTATCGGTGCTGGTCTATTAGCGGCCGAATATGCCGCTATGGGGATAGCCGCCGCATTTGCCGCGATCAAAACAGCCGTATTAAATTCTGCATTATTAGCATCACCGATTACATGGATTATACTCGGTATCGTAGCGTTAATTATTATAATTTACCAATTAATTAATATGTACGAAGAATGGGCCGGTACTTCCGTTAGCGTTATCGGTGCTATAGCCGCATTATTTGCTCAGTTTGGCGTTCAAGTAGCTAACATATTCGTTGGCTTATGGAACTATATAGCGGCGTTCGCTAATTTCTTTGCTAACGTATGGAAAGATCCATTAGGTGCTGTACAGAACTTATTTATCGATATATGGAATGCGATAGCTGGTTACGTAGCTAAAGCCGTTAATAATATCATCGATTCTATTAACAAGATTCCTGGTATGGATAAGATATTCGGTGGCGCAATAAGTCATGTAGATTCTTTACAGCTAGAACGTGTCGCTATTAATGGTGGCGAAACTACTATTATGGATCGTATGGACTATATCGATGCGTCTCCTTATGTCGATAGTGCTTATAACTGGGGCGCTGGAGTTGGTCAAGGTATATCAGACGGTATTAGTAATGCTATCGGCGGGTTAAATAATGATATTAAAATGCCGGGCGACGATAATAATGCTAATGCTAATGATAAACGTGATG comes from the Veillonella dispar genome and includes:
- a CDS encoding phage tail sheath C-terminal domain-containing protein, which gives rise to MALGGGYWLFQNKTLPGAYINFVSKNKAFAEIVDRGYATMALSLDWGETGKIVRVEQEEFQKDSVKIFGYDYAHEKMKGLRDLFINTKTLYLYRLNSDAVKAQSTVATATCGGVRGNDIAVAISADINDASKFVVTTYLKTDDVVKKVDEQTGLSTPKELVNNAYVTFNEMSAFTAQAATYLTGGTNGTAVQASDYQKYIELIEPFYFNVLGYTGSDTTIQNLFIAFAKRTRETTGQKFQVALYNNTRANYEGVISLANKVTDSGAEPGAGVYWLTGAEASCPINKSLTNKIYDGEYNFNVQYKQYELEQFIKGGQIVFHNVADSASGNVKGNTRLLSDVNTFTEFSKERTKDFALNQVIRVLDNSAYDVARLFNNYYLGKTPNDKDGRIALWNDIVKLFEDYAKVRAIKEFESKDVQIPTEGDEKGSVVVNYEINPTVAMDKLYATCYVK
- a CDS encoding phage tail tube protein — encoded protein: MAQMATVKSNELAKSRLATCYTVINGKRYSVMNAKKLEYKIDIETQEFGVLGTLIDQAGQTKVKITGKLSQFDNDPIFHDLAIKYATKGEQTFFDIYATNEDPTSVGNIGRRTVILKDCVFKGVNTVAFDVEGKYLEKEIEFIAGGIEYPEQFKLSDKMEG
- a CDS encoding phage tail assembly chaperone; protein product: MSNINQMSLRGFFKDGVKKPKEFEVVISERFEENGEPIKWVIKPLTGREIDYIQNQANKVSIVNGVPTTETNQEKLKELLLEKTVKYPDLMNAELQDNYGVQSAKDLAGEMLTAGEYNYLFEVIQKYGGLTTKVNTVEELKN
- a CDS encoding tape measure protein, which gives rise to MAQLQNTITLENKVSPALDEIAKSTNKAAEDFNKLSNSINRSGESAEAAKGSMIGFREVFAGSILANVAVGAVNMLTDSFHKMIDTSEQFASFGARLNNIAGSQAKAAQLNDEIYESAQRARMGYEDMMESVLHLSTAAKNIFPDPQEALKFNEIVSKAFVVNGVQGEAAKNAMTQLTQALTSGVLQGDEFRSIAEQAPILEQYVADYMKVPRENLKKLASEGKITADIVHKAIMAAQDDVDAKFAAMPQTFSSLGTQIHNTLIRSFQPLFGLLTKLANAPEVKEFVAGIVNNIKFIAPIITGVFNVIIFSIRKVMAFFQQHAAVFGVLKAAMAVVAIGAGLLAAEYAAMGIAAAFAAIKTAVLNSALLASPITWIILGIVALIIIIYQLINMYEEWAGTSVSVIGAIAALFAQFGVQVANIFVGLWNYIAAFANFFANVWKDPLGAVQNLFIDIWNAIAGYVAKAVNNIIDSINKIPGMDKIFGGAISHVDSLQLERVAINGGETTIMDRMDYIDASPYVDSAYNWGAGVGQGISDGISNAIGGLNNDIKMPGDDNNANANDKRDAATQAAQDTAKNTGKTAKHTEKTAKALQLTADEIKNLHRSVQNDAIKEWSNRTIHINVTNNNKIDKDVNYGDFTTNFANGLIETVKRNTAEAL